The Rhizobium sp. BT03 genome has a window encoding:
- a CDS encoding glyoxalase superfamily protein: MSSSSIYTITFGRVAPGLAVRDIQAAYTFYSEVLGFEKVFENGNPVGFMVLKKDAAEIHLSQNRDHVPTTVNVFHMFVDDVTTLYELCEKAGVRIVKSLKDKDYGQRAFVLADLDGNRIDVGERN; this comes from the coding sequence ATGAGTTCATCCTCTATTTATACGATCACCTTCGGCCGGGTCGCCCCAGGCCTTGCGGTTCGCGACATCCAGGCGGCATACACTTTTTACTCCGAAGTTCTCGGCTTCGAGAAAGTCTTCGAGAACGGCAATCCTGTGGGCTTCATGGTTCTGAAGAAGGATGCCGCAGAGATACACCTCAGCCAAAATCGGGATCACGTTCCGACCACCGTCAATGTCTTTCATATGTTTGTTGATGACGTCACCACACTCTACGAGCTTTGCGAAAAGGCTGGCGTGCGTATCGTCAAGTCGTTGAAAGACAAGGATTACGGCCAACGGGCTTTCGTTCTTGCCGATCTTGATGGCAACCGGA